A region from the Methylovorus glucosotrophus genome encodes:
- a CDS encoding uroporphyrinogen-III synthase: MADLPLSSVALTGLSVAITRPLDQATRLSRLIVEAGGTPYGFPLIEIAPLADYSAFDAQLHELGKYDWTIFISSNAVQNAIPRMLNLIGQPPATLRHAAIGPVTAAELTSLGIVPVLTPQGRYDSESLLALPEMQQVKGQRFLIFRGVGGRELLAESLRARGATVDFAECYRRINPQASAEPLEQRWQQQQLDAVVVTSSEAMRHLLNMTNNGQHAWIRDVTLCVNHARIAELPIELGLHVIVAEAPGDDAMLQCLNTVALLKQQRH; this comes from the coding sequence ATGGCTGATTTACCACTGAGCAGTGTGGCATTGACAGGGTTGTCGGTGGCGATCACCCGGCCGTTGGATCAGGCCACGCGCTTGTCGCGCTTGATCGTGGAAGCAGGCGGAACGCCCTATGGCTTTCCGCTGATTGAAATTGCCCCGCTGGCAGATTACAGCGCATTTGATGCCCAGCTGCATGAGCTCGGCAAGTACGATTGGACTATTTTTATCAGCAGTAATGCGGTTCAGAATGCCATACCAAGGATGCTGAATCTGATAGGCCAGCCGCCAGCCACATTGCGGCATGCTGCCATTGGCCCGGTCACCGCTGCCGAACTGACCAGCCTGGGCATCGTGCCAGTGCTAACGCCACAAGGCAGGTATGATAGTGAATCGCTACTGGCACTCCCCGAGATGCAACAGGTAAAGGGGCAACGGTTTTTGATTTTCCGTGGAGTGGGTGGCCGGGAACTGTTGGCAGAGAGCCTGCGAGCCCGCGGGGCTACTGTGGATTTTGCCGAGTGCTACCGCCGCATCAACCCGCAAGCCAGCGCAGAGCCACTGGAACAGCGTTGGCAACAACAGCAGCTTGATGCCGTTGTAGTCACCAGCAGTGAAGCCATGCGCCATTTGCTGAACATGACGAATAACGGACAGCACGCCTGGATACGCGATGTGACACTGTGTGTGAATCATGCACGCATTGCCGAACTGCCCATTGAGCTTGGATTGCACGTCATCGTGGCAGAAGCGCCGGGAGACGATGCCATGCTGCAATGCCTGAATACTGTAGCCCTCTTGAAACAACAACGACACTGA